The following nucleotide sequence is from Desulfomonile tiedjei.
GTCTGCACGGGCCCACGACGGATTCCACCGAGATCTACCGTTTGAAGGGGCAGTCAATGATCGGGATAAAAGGTTTCTAATTAGACGAGAAATGCGAGAGATTGAGCCATTTTCTATGCATACGCTATGACGTGACACGGTGTCAAGAAAGAAATACGACTCCCGAATCTCGGGCGTCTTTCGTTAAAGCTGTGTTATTGAGCCACTCGTTTCATTGAGGATGGAGGAGAGTTTTTGATCCGGGATCTTGATTTAGAAATGAAAGGCTGTCGGCCGGGCTATCTTTTTCCGAAGGAACCGGCAATCAATTCCTGCCAGTTGTCTTCGCCGGGCCTGGGTGGGCGGGAGATGTGGGGATGATTCTTGATTTCGGTCCTGTGGCTTAATCCGAACACGAGGCTCAGCTCGCGACTAATAGGGCTCTCGCGATAATCGACGAACCGGAGCAGCCTTCCCATGTTCAGGTCCCACCAGTCATTTTTGACAGGGATGATTTCAGGGAACTTCAGGTGGGTCCCTTTCTCCAGATCCCAGATATATTCCGCAAAGGGCCAGAAGGTGTACTGTGAGTAGACGAGCAAACCTTTCCTGAAGCGCTTCTTGATCTTGCTGAGGTAGAGAAATTTCTTCTCCGTGGCCACCTCGTCGTCTGTCACCGATATATATCCATCGCCGCTGGACGAGGTCCCCCGTCTTCGATCCTTCTTGGAGTAGTAGAAATAGAAAAGACTCAACTCCTCTATCCCGCCCCCGGTCCCATAGGTAAACAGAGGCCTGAAGGAATACCGGCGGTGGCCGCTCTTATAGTGTTGATAGTAACTGAATAACGGCCAGAGGAGGTTGGTGGTAGAAGAATACCGATCGTCTTGCCGTGAATACACAGGAAAGAGCAGTGCGCGGTACGATGATGCCTGATCGGTTCCCGGGTACTTGTCCGTGGATTGAAACAACGGCCATAAGAAGTACGTGGAATGATACTCGTTGCGAACGGTATCTTTCCCGAAAAGCGGCCACACTTTGATGGCGGATCTCCCTGGACTGTTCGCGTAAGTGACGATCGGCCAGAGCATGCGAATGGTCCGTGCATCGTCGTCGGTGTTTTCGTAATAGAGCGGGAAAAGAAAAAAGAAGTTCTTGTCAACGCCGTATCTGCGGTACGTATAGCCGTAAAAGGGAAAGAAGCCCCAGTAATTCTGTCCCAGATCCGAACGTCCATGATACAGGGTCAAGCACCTGGAATATCCGTCAAAGGGCGGCAGCTTGGCCCACCGGCTCTGAAAGAAGGGGGTGAAGCGGAGCTTGCTCTGGAAGGTCGATTCTTCACGCGCGCCCAATGGGTAGAAAAAATCCACCCTGTCGTACGTGCCGGGTACCCTCGAGTGGAAGAACAACGGAGGAAGCCCCCATCCTTCTCCAAATGTCCAGATCTTATCTGACGCTCGAGGATTCATGGAACGAATGGTCAGGTCCGGGTCCACTGCAAACAGGGTACCGGGGGTCGTCACGCGCAAGAAATCATACGCGGAACCCGGCGCAGACGAGGGCTGCGCGAGAACCAGGATGGAAACAAACAGGGCCGCAACCGAAAGAAATCTGATTCCACTCGTGGGACAGGACCGGGCCAAACATCGGCAACGGGACATCGCGCTTGGCCGGCAGCCGCGATGCTGATTGGCGGCCATAATCACTATGGTTGCCGTTTTCATCACGGTTTTTCCTACTTCAAGAAAGCGCCCAGAATGACGGCCAGAGTACTTATGGGGGTGGCTTCGCCAACGTCTTCCGCTGTCTTATTCATGTTGCGGATAGCGCGACGAGCCTCGTAATACATCTCGGGATCGTTAATCAACCGCCCCATGACTCCCGGTCCGTACTGAATCCGATTGGAGAGATTTCGCACATCTTTGACAAGGCCCTGGGCATCCCGGTACAGGGATTCGTCGTTTATGAGTCTTCCAAGCGTGCCTCTTCCCTCGCGAATGTCCTTGGTGATGCCATCCAGATCCGATGCGACCTTGGAGAACTTGTTACCGGTTTTTTCCATGTCATCCATTGTGCGGTTAAGTTTGTCCCGGTTGCGCATCACAATTTCATTTAGACCTTTAGTGAGGTTATCAGTATTATCCACAGTCTGGTTTATCTTGGTCTTGTTACGGCCGAGTATTTCCTTCAAATCCTTCGTGGCGGCATCCGTGTTGTCGAGAATATTGCCGACCTTCTCGCTTCCTTTGTCGTCGACCATCTGCTTTCGCGCTTCTCGGGTCAAAGCCTGCAAATCCTGCGTGATTACCCCTAAGCTCTCAAAGACCTTTTCCGGTTCCGTCGGCTCGTACACCAGAGTTAATTCCTCGCCGGCCTTGAGCTTGCGAACATTGGGCTTCCCGGGCTCAATGACCACGTATTTGTCGCCCAGCAATCCTTTGGTTCTCAGGGCCACACGTGAATCAGCCGGAATCGTATTTTTGTACGCGTCGTTGATTTCCAAGACAGCCAGGGCCTTGCCGGTCTCCGGGTCAAACAGAACATCCTTCACCGCGCCCACTTTTATGCCGGCAATTTGAACCTGGGCTCCCTGGACCAATCCTTCCGCAGATTTGAGTCGGGTCTTGAGGATGAACCCTTCCTTTAGGCCAATGTCGAGAACCTTCACCCAGACGTAGCCGAAGATGGCCAGGGCTGCCAGAAAGAAAATCCCGACTTTAGCTTCCAGGGTGAACCGATTCATACGGGTTTGCCCTTCCTGCTCACTCAATCGCCATGGGGCCTTCCGGGGAGCCGGTCAAGAACTGGCGAACCGCCGGGTCCGCGCTGTTCCGAATCTCCTCCGGTGTG
It contains:
- a CDS encoding MCE family protein; translated protein: MNRFTLEAKVGIFFLAALAIFGYVWVKVLDIGLKEGFILKTRLKSAEGLVQGAQVQIAGIKVGAVKDVLFDPETGKALAVLEINDAYKNTIPADSRVALRTKGLLGDKYVVIEPGKPNVRKLKAGEELTLVYEPTEPEKVFESLGVITQDLQALTREARKQMVDDKGSEKVGNILDNTDAATKDLKEILGRNKTKINQTVDNTDNLTKGLNEIVMRNRDKLNRTMDDMEKTGNKFSKVASDLDGITKDIREGRGTLGRLINDESLYRDAQGLVKDVRNLSNRIQYGPGVMGRLINDPEMYYEARRAIRNMNKTAEDVGEATPISTLAVILGAFLK